In one window of Henckelia pumila isolate YLH828 chromosome 1, ASM3356847v2, whole genome shotgun sequence DNA:
- the LOC140874316 gene encoding uncharacterized protein, whose product MSGREHGTLPSDTEKNLKEQVKAVELRSGKRIKALKKAKLDSQFAKFLEVFKKLNINIPYADALMQIPSYAKFLKEILSNKRKLEEHAIISLTENCSALVQNKIPSKQKDPGSFSICCVINDVQFHKALCDLCNSIKLMPYSIFRKLILGETKSTRMSLQLAEISIKYPRGIIEDVLVKVDKFIFLIDFVVIDMEEDLDMPLILGRPFLATGKSLIDVQKGELHLRVGEEKISFDVFNALKFSQCNEECFQIDIVDSLLYDYVQDTFQEPLEAALISPPHDNLINIEIEEMIAYLNDNQSWIKGGKLRLEDLGDRKDLVLQKSSLEEPPTVELKPLPAHLKYVFLGEMEARLLDVLKRHKSVFSWKSFDACLNNLNNVLMRCEETNLVLNWEKCHFMVTKGIVLGHRISEQGIEVDRAKEFELLREKLVTASVLTSPDWDLPFEVMCDANDLAVGAVLAQRIDKVFRTIYYAIKTLNEDQLNYATIEKELLAVVSALDNFHLYLVLSKIIVYTYHSAIRHLLAKKDAKSRLIRWILLLQEFDLEIKDKKGVENVVADHLSRLECIPDSAQNDTEDIDDWFPNENLFAKEHSSWYANFANYLVTGTLPHNLSFHQKKKFLSDVKHYFWEEPFKFKILMTI is encoded by the exons ATGTCAGGTAGAGAGCATGGTACTTTGCCAAGCGACACAGAGAAGAATCTAAAAGAGCAGGTAAAGGCTGTTGAATTAAGAAGTGGGAAGAGAATCAAAG CTCTCAAGAAGGCCAAGTTAGATTCTCAGTTTGCCAAATTCCTAGAAGTattcaagaaattgaatatAAACATTCCCTACGCCGATGCATTGATGCAAATTCCCAGCTATGCTAAGTTCTTGAAGGAGATTCTCTCCAACAAGAGAAAATTGGAGGAGCATGCAATTATCAGTCTAACAGAAAATTGTTCTGCACTAGTTCAGAACAAGATCCCATCGAAGcaaaaagatccagggagtttttctatctgTTGTGTTATTAATGATGTGCAATTTCATAAAGCTTTGTGTGATTTGTGTAATAGCATAAAATTAATGCCATATTCTATCTTCAGGAAACTGATCTTGGGAGAGACAAAGTCCACCAGGATGTCGTTGCAATTAGCGGAAATATCTATAAAATATCCGAGAGGGATAATAGAGGATGTGTTGGTAAAAGTCGACAAATTCATCTTTCTGATAGACTTTGTGGTAATTGATATGGAGGAAGACTTGGACATGCCACTTATTCTGGGAAGACCTTTCCTGGCAACAGGAAAATCACTAATCGATGTCCAAAAGGGAGAGCTACATCTGAGAGTGGGAGAGGAGAAAATCTCATTTGATGTGTTTAATGCATTGAAATTTTCACAATGTAATGAAGAATGTTTTCAAATCGATATTGTGGACTCACTTCTGTATGATTATGTGCAGGATACATTTCAAGAGCCATTAGAAGCTGCACTCATATCTCCTCCCCATGATAACTTAATTAACATAGAGATAGAAGAGATGATTGCTTACTTGAATGATAACCAGTCATGGATAAAAGGTGGCAAGCTCAGACTCGAAGATCTTGGTGATCGGAAGGATTTAGTCCTCCAGAAATCAAGTCTTGAAGAACCACCAACTGTTGAATTGAAACCATTACCTGCCCATCTGAAATATGTATTTCTAG gtgagATGGAGGCCAGATTGCTGGATGTTCTCAAAAGACACAAGAGTGTGTTCTCCTGGAAG tcttttgatgcatgtctgaATAATCTGAATAATGTTTTGATGAGATGTGAGGAGACGAACTTGGTACTAAACTGGGAAAAGTGCCACTTCATGGTGACAAAAGGTATTGTATTAGGGCACCGAATATCTGAGCAGGGAATCGAGGTGGACAGGGCCAAG GAGTTTGAACTTCTGAGAGAAAAATTGGTGACTGCATCAGTGCTGACCTCACCGGATTGGGATCTTCCATTTGAGGTGATGTGTGACGCCAATGACTTGGCTGTGGGAGCTGTACTTGCCCAGAGGATAGACAAGGTATTCCGTACTATTTACTATGCTATCAAAACCCTGAATGAAGATCAATTGAATTATGCCACCATTGAAAAGGAGTTGTTAGCTGTAGTTTCTGCACTTGACAACTTTCATTTATACCTTGTACTTTCAAAAATAATTGTATACACTTATCACTCTGCAATAAGACACCTATTGGCTAAGAAAGATGCAAAATCTAGGTTGATAAGGTGGATCCTGCTCttacaagaatttgacttaGAAATAAAGGATAAAAAAGGAGTAGAAAATGTTGTCGCAGATCACCTGTCTAGACTAGAATGCATTCCTGATAGTGCACAAAATGATACTGAGGACATAGATGATTGGTTCCCTAATGAAAATTTGTTTGCCAAAGAACACTCATCATGGTATGCTAATTTTGCAAATTACTTGGTCACGGGCACACTCCCACATAACTTGTCTtttcatcaaaagaaaaagtttctGTCAGATGTGAAGCATTATTTTTGGGAAGAACCTTTTAAGTTTAAAATATTGATGACTATATGA